One [Clostridium] saccharolyticum WM1 DNA segment encodes these proteins:
- a CDS encoding PhoH family protein encodes MSVIETIIDIPAEHEKNVCGQFDSYLKKIERTLHVTMIGRDGALKIIGPEQMVQKAKSVFNNLIELSRRGNAITEQNVDYALSLSFSENDSQILEIDKDIICRTITGRPVKPKTLGQKQYVDQIRKKMIVFGIGPAGTGKTYLAMAMAIQAFKNGEVSRIILTRPAIEAGEKLGFLPGDLQSKIDPYLRPLYDALYQIMGAESYLHNAEKGLIEVAPLAYMRGRTLDNAYIILDEAQNTTPAQMKMFLTRIGFGSKVIVTGDQTQKDLPAGTVSGLDMASRILKRIDDIGFCHLTSSDVVRHPLVQKIVQAYDDYESKKKTGERKTKAIGGRKARYDD; translated from the coding sequence ATGAGCGTAATTGAGACAATCATAGACATCCCGGCTGAACACGAGAAAAACGTATGCGGACAGTTTGACAGCTACTTAAAGAAAATAGAACGGACCCTGCATGTTACCATGATCGGGCGGGATGGGGCCCTTAAGATCATAGGACCGGAGCAGATGGTCCAGAAGGCTAAAAGCGTATTCAATAACCTGATTGAGCTTTCCAGGCGGGGGAATGCCATTACAGAGCAAAATGTAGATTATGCCCTCTCTCTGTCATTTTCTGAAAATGACAGCCAGATCCTGGAAATCGACAAGGATATTATCTGCAGAACCATTACGGGAAGACCGGTAAAGCCCAAGACTCTTGGGCAAAAGCAGTATGTGGATCAGATCAGAAAAAAGATGATCGTTTTCGGAATCGGGCCTGCCGGAACCGGAAAGACGTATCTGGCCATGGCTATGGCCATCCAGGCTTTTAAAAACGGCGAGGTAAGCCGTATCATCCTGACGAGACCTGCCATTGAGGCCGGAGAGAAGCTGGGCTTTCTTCCAGGTGATCTGCAAAGTAAAATAGATCCTTACTTAAGGCCGTTGTATGATGCTCTTTATCAGATTATGGGAGCAGAGAGCTATCTTCACAATGCGGAGAAAGGCTTGATCGAAGTGGCACCTCTGGCTTATATGAGAGGCCGTACTCTTGACAATGCCTATATCATCCTTGATGAAGCCCAGAATACCACTCCGGCCCAGATGAAGATGTTCCTTACCAGAATCGGCTTTGGGTCAAAGGTGATCGTAACAGGTGACCAGACACAAAAAGATCTGCCTGCCGGAACCGTATCAGGACTTGACATGGCTTCTCGGATATTAAAGAGAATTGACGACATTGGTTTCTGCCATCTAACCAGCAGTGACGTTGTCCGTCATCCTCTGGTGCAGAAAATTGTACAGGCCTACGATGATTATGAATCAAAGAAAAAGACCGGAGAGCGAAAGACAAAGGCCATTGGCGGCAGAAAGGCACGTTATGACGATTAA
- the yqfD gene encoding sporulation protein YqfD has protein sequence MLAWLNHYFFGYLFIEMTGFSPERFLNMCSVHDIELWKVINSGHSYQLFMSVQGFRKVKPLVRKTKVRLKILKKFGLPFFLHRNKKRKLYAAGFASFFLILYSLSLFIWDIEFDGNRMYTYDTLIKFCESEEIRYGMRKSKIDCDVLEESFRSKFPEITWVSARVSGTRLLVKIKENEVLSEIPVKDETPCDIVAEKNGVITSMIVRSGVPMVAIGDTVEQGQVLVSGVLPIIGDSEEVVNTHYVRSDGDITARTEYHLTRQMPLFRKIDVETGKIRKGYYMKAFRFSFLLIRPRPEGTSWKQTMEEEQLHLFQNFYLPIYVGKLTGKEYISYERPYTEEEKKQLAEDMNKRYKKNLLEKGVQILENHVKILDNESLCQVAIDFVTEEPVGRREALKIQRTEEPEETNHSNERN, from the coding sequence GTGCTTGCTTGGCTGAATCATTATTTTTTCGGTTATCTTTTTATAGAAATGACCGGCTTTTCTCCGGAACGCTTTCTCAATATGTGCAGCGTCCATGATATTGAACTGTGGAAAGTCATTAATTCCGGACATTCCTATCAGCTTTTCATGTCTGTACAAGGATTCCGCAAGGTAAAGCCCCTTGTACGTAAAACGAAGGTCAGACTTAAGATTTTAAAAAAGTTTGGACTTCCTTTTTTTTTACACAGGAATAAAAAACGGAAGCTGTATGCTGCCGGTTTTGCAAGCTTTTTTTTAATCCTTTATTCCCTTTCTTTATTTATATGGGATATTGAATTTGATGGAAACCGAATGTATACATACGATACACTTATAAAATTCTGCGAATCGGAAGAAATCCGGTATGGCATGAGAAAATCTAAAATTGATTGTGATGTCCTGGAAGAATCCTTTCGCTCCAAGTTTCCAGAAATAACCTGGGTATCGGCAAGGGTATCAGGAACCCGCCTTTTGGTTAAAATAAAAGAAAATGAAGTGCTTTCTGAAATCCCTGTAAAAGATGAAACTCCATGTGATATTGTAGCAGAAAAAAACGGGGTGATCACCTCCATGATCGTGCGCAGCGGAGTACCAATGGTAGCCATAGGCGATACGGTGGAACAGGGGCAGGTTCTGGTCAGCGGAGTCCTGCCCATCATAGGAGACAGCGAAGAGGTGGTAAATACTCATTATGTCCGTTCCGACGGGGACATAACGGCAAGAACAGAATATCACCTCACAAGACAAATGCCCCTTTTCCGGAAAATCGACGTGGAAACTGGAAAGATAAGGAAGGGGTATTATATGAAAGCTTTCCGTTTTTCCTTTCTTCTGATACGTCCGCGCCCAGAGGGAACATCATGGAAGCAGACCATGGAAGAAGAACAGCTTCACCTGTTCCAGAATTTCTATCTTCCCATTTATGTCGGAAAATTAACGGGAAAAGAATACATATCCTATGAGCGTCCTTATACTGAGGAAGAGAAAAAACAACTGGCTGAGGATATGAATAAAAGATACAAAAAAAATTTATTGGAAAAAGGGGTACAAATTCTGGAAAATCATGTTAAAATACTAGATAATGAATCTTTATGCCAGGTTGCCATAGATTTTGTGACCGAGGAGCCTGTAGGCAGGCGGGAGGCACTGAAGATACAAAGAACAGAGGAACCGGAGGAGACAAATCATTCAAATGAGCGTAATTGA
- a CDS encoding YabP/YqfC family sporulation protein translates to MFEESKEKAASALKLPKDVVLGEVLVSFLGRHSVVIENYRSIILYTDCSIKLQAKNCRVIIGGSRLMIEYYTNEEMKINGFIKSLEFE, encoded by the coding sequence ATGTTTGAGGAATCAAAGGAAAAAGCAGCTTCCGCCTTAAAACTCCCCAAGGATGTAGTTTTGGGAGAAGTGCTTGTATCTTTTCTGGGACGTCATAGCGTTGTAATAGAAAATTACCGAAGCATTATCCTCTATACAGACTGTTCCATCAAACTCCAGGCCAAAAACTGCCGAGTCATCATCGGCGGAAGCAGGCTGATGATTGAATATTATACCAATGAGGAAATGAAAATTAATGGATTTATCAAATCCCTGGAATTTGAATAA
- the rpsU gene encoding 30S ribosomal protein S21: MSNVIVKDNESLDSALRRFKRNCAKAGIQQEIRKREHYEKPSVRRKKKSEAARKRKYN; the protein is encoded by the coding sequence ATGTCAAATGTAATCGTTAAAGACAACGAGAGCTTAGATAGCGCTTTACGCAGATTCAAAAGAAACTGTGCGAAAGCAGGTATCCAGCAGGAAATTCGTAAGAGAGAACATTACGAAAAACCAAGCGTAAGACGTAAGAAAAAGTCTGAAGCTGCAAGAAAACGTAAATATAACTAA
- the alaS gene encoding alanine--tRNA ligase, whose amino-acid sequence MFLEFFESKEHLAMKSFSLVPHNDNSLLLINSGMAPLKPYFTGQEIPPRRRVTTCQKCIRTGDIENVGKTARHGTFFEMLGNFSFGDYFKDEAIHWSWEFLTGVIGLDPDRLYPSVYLEDDEAFEIWNKKIGIAPERIFRFGKADNFWEHGAGPCGPCSEIYYDRGEKYGCGSPDCTVGCDCDRYMEVWNNVFTQFENDGHGNYEELAQKNIDTGMGLERLAVVVQDVDSIFDVDTIKALLNRVAALARTEYKKNADVDVSLRLITDHVRSCTFMISDGIMPSNEGRGYVLRRLLRRAARHGRLLGIEGKFLADLSTTVIELSKDGYPELEEKKAMILKVLTQEEDKFNKTIDQGLAILGELEEEMVKKGETILSGENAFKLYDTYGFPLDLTLEILEEKNFGVDEEGFKAAMQKQRETARNARKTTNYMGADVTVYQSIDPAITTEFIGYDKLICDSKILVLTTDTDLVEALTDGETGTIVTEQTVFYGTMGGQQGDVGYIVSDRGEFKVEETIHLQGGKVGHVGKMAKGMLQSGDVVTLKVCEGNRQNTGKNHSATHLLQKALRTVLGSHVEQAGSFVDGDKLRFDFTHFSAMTPEEIRQVETLVNEKIKESLPVKTEIMTLEDAKKSGAMALFGEKYGDTVRVVKMGDFSTELCGGTHINNTGVIGSFKILSETGIAAGVRRIEALTGDGLMHYYQETEKELHEAAKAAKTMPSALTSKIESLLDEIKALHSENEKLKSRLAKDSLGNVMDQVKEVKGVKILATKVMDVDMNGLRNLGDQLKEKLGEGVIVIASIQDDKVNLMAAVTDEAQKKGAHAGNLIKAIASLVGGGGGGRPNMAQAGGKNPSGVEACLEKVTEVVAEQLS is encoded by the coding sequence ATGTTCCTTGAATTTTTTGAAAGCAAGGAACATCTGGCGATGAAAAGCTTCTCCCTGGTTCCGCATAATGATAACAGCTTGTTGTTGATCAACTCGGGAATGGCTCCCCTTAAGCCATATTTTACAGGCCAGGAGATCCCGCCAAGAAGAAGGGTAACTACCTGTCAGAAGTGCATCCGGACAGGAGATATTGAAAACGTAGGCAAGACAGCCCGCCACGGCACCTTCTTTGAGATGCTGGGTAATTTTTCCTTTGGGGACTATTTTAAGGACGAGGCCATTCACTGGTCCTGGGAATTTCTGACCGGGGTGATCGGACTTGACCCGGACAGGCTGTATCCATCCGTATATCTGGAAGATGATGAGGCCTTCGAAATCTGGAATAAAAAGATCGGCATTGCCCCTGAGCGTATTTTCCGTTTTGGTAAAGCGGATAATTTCTGGGAACACGGTGCAGGTCCCTGCGGTCCATGTTCAGAGATTTATTATGACAGAGGGGAAAAGTATGGCTGCGGAAGTCCGGATTGTACCGTTGGCTGCGATTGTGACCGGTATATGGAAGTGTGGAATAATGTATTCACCCAGTTTGAAAACGACGGTCATGGAAACTATGAGGAATTAGCTCAGAAAAACATAGATACCGGTATGGGACTGGAGCGTCTTGCAGTGGTTGTCCAGGATGTGGATTCCATTTTTGATGTGGATACCATAAAAGCCCTTTTAAACCGTGTGGCTGCCCTGGCCCGTACAGAGTACAAAAAAAATGCGGATGTGGATGTATCCCTTCGTCTGATCACAGACCACGTACGTTCCTGTACTTTTATGATCTCTGACGGCATCATGCCTTCCAATGAGGGAAGAGGCTATGTTCTGCGCCGCCTCTTAAGAAGAGCTGCCCGCCATGGCAGACTTCTTGGCATCGAGGGTAAGTTCCTGGCAGACTTATCCACCACCGTCATTGAACTGTCCAAGGATGGGTATCCGGAACTGGAAGAGAAGAAAGCAATGATTCTGAAGGTTCTGACCCAGGAGGAGGATAAGTTCAATAAGACCATTGACCAGGGCCTTGCCATTCTGGGGGAACTGGAAGAGGAGATGGTAAAAAAGGGCGAAACCATTCTTTCCGGTGAGAACGCTTTTAAATTATATGATACGTATGGATTTCCTCTGGATCTGACTCTGGAAATTCTGGAAGAGAAGAATTTCGGAGTGGATGAGGAAGGCTTTAAGGCTGCCATGCAAAAGCAGAGGGAAACAGCCAGAAATGCAAGAAAAACCACCAATTACATGGGCGCCGACGTCACTGTTTATCAGTCCATTGATCCGGCTATTACAACGGAATTTATCGGCTATGACAAGTTAATCTGTGACTCTAAGATTCTTGTCCTTACCACAGATACTGACTTGGTTGAGGCTCTTACCGATGGAGAAACAGGAACCATAGTTACAGAGCAGACGGTATTTTACGGTACCATGGGCGGCCAGCAGGGTGATGTGGGCTATATTGTAAGTGACAGAGGCGAATTCAAGGTAGAAGAAACCATCCATTTGCAAGGCGGAAAGGTGGGCCATGTAGGGAAGATGGCTAAGGGAATGCTGCAGAGCGGAGACGTGGTCACCTTAAAGGTATGTGAAGGAAACCGCCAGAATACGGGAAAGAACCACAGTGCTACTCACCTTCTCCAGAAAGCTTTAAGAACAGTACTGGGCAGTCATGTAGAACAGGCCGGTTCCTTTGTGGATGGAGACAAACTGCGTTTTGACTTCACCCACTTCTCAGCCATGACACCTGAAGAGATTCGCCAGGTGGAAACTCTTGTAAATGAGAAAATCAAGGAATCTCTTCCTGTAAAAACGGAAATCATGACCTTAGAAGATGCAAAAAAATCAGGTGCCATGGCACTGTTTGGAGAAAAATACGGAGATACGGTCCGGGTAGTAAAAATGGGTGATTTTTCAACGGAGCTTTGCGGCGGCACCCATATTAACAATACGGGAGTCATTGGCTCCTTTAAGATTCTTTCGGAAACCGGTATCGCAGCCGGAGTCCGGAGAATTGAAGCCTTGACAGGAGACGGCCTGATGCATTATTATCAGGAAACCGAAAAAGAACTTCATGAAGCGGCAAAGGCTGCCAAAACAATGCCTTCAGCCCTTACATCAAAAATCGAGTCCCTATTAGATGAGATTAAGGCACTGCATTCTGAAAACGAAAAATTAAAAAGCAGGCTTGCAAAGGATTCTCTTGGAAATGTAATGGATCAGGTAAAAGAGGTCAAGGGAGTAAAGATCCTTGCAACAAAGGTGATGGATGTTGACATGAACGGACTTCGCAATCTTGGCGACCAGTTAAAAGAAAAATTAGGTGAGGGAGTCATTGTGATCGCCTCCATCCAGGATGATAAAGTGAATCTGATGGCTGCTGTTACGGATGAGGCGCAGAAAAAAGGAGCCCATGCCGGCAACTTAATCAAAGCCATTGCTTCCTTAGTTGGCGGCGGCGGCGGCGGCCGTCCCAATATGGCTCAGGCGGGAGGAAAGAATCCGTCAGGTGTGGAGGCATGCCTTGAGAAGGTTACGGAAGTTGTTGCGGAGCAGTTGAGCTGA
- a CDS encoding lysozyme inhibitor LprI family protein yields MNKNRGIWIVIGSILVIGILITVATSSFVKSRENVTEPAEISGLSTTEIPDSPEAGNGYGGAPELFSGDMAAPQGVPSAGEEAKRKKTDPGITAKAEAAPENHSQPAEAGTRMKIAAASEQADTAPQAAESFNESPTEETVISPISPDTKNRLYSTVIPSEGAAYYQKHLLELDAQIKKMREESGDSNTYSMKALVEKELKLWDREQNAIYAAITQELNDEDRKALETSQQEWIKSRDTKAEDAAKKYSGGSLEELEYTASLTESTRARAYDLVAEYMNVLSSGEGR; encoded by the coding sequence ATGAATAAAAATAGAGGAATTTGGATAGTGATCGGAAGCATTCTGGTCATTGGGATCCTTATAACCGTTGCTACTTCCTCCTTTGTGAAAAGTAGGGAGAATGTTACGGAACCCGCAGAAATCAGCGGACTTTCAACCACTGAAATTCCGGATTCTCCTGAAGCAGGGAACGGTTATGGCGGAGCACCGGAATTATTTTCTGGGGATATGGCTGCGCCCCAGGGTGTACCATCTGCAGGAGAGGAAGCGAAGCGGAAGAAAACCGATCCTGGTATCACTGCAAAAGCAGAGGCTGCACCGGAGAATCATTCACAGCCGGCGGAAGCCGGAACGCGGATGAAAATTGCTGCGGCTTCTGAACAGGCGGATACGGCTCCTCAGGCAGCAGAAAGCTTTAACGAGTCTCCCACTGAGGAAACTGTCATCTCTCCCATAAGTCCGGATACAAAAAACAGGCTGTATAGCACTGTTATTCCTTCGGAAGGTGCTGCTTATTATCAAAAGCATTTACTGGAACTGGATGCACAGATCAAAAAGATGCGGGAGGAGTCCGGAGATTCCAATACCTATTCCATGAAAGCCCTGGTGGAAAAAGAACTTAAGCTTTGGGACAGAGAGCAGAATGCCATTTATGCAGCTATTACGCAGGAATTGAACGACGAAGACAGAAAGGCTCTTGAAACATCGCAGCAGGAATGGATCAAAAGCAGGGACACAAAGGCAGAGGACGCAGCTAAAAAATACAGCGGAGGAAGCTTGGAAGAACTGGAATATACCGCTTCCCTGACTGAGTCCACAAGAGCAAGAGCCTATGATCTGGTGGCAGAATATATGAATGTCCTTTCTTCAGGAGAGGGCCGGTAA
- the rnhA gene encoding ribonuclease HI, giving the protein MTKVLLFTDGAARGNPDGPGGYGAVLQFTDSKGQLHEKTLSAGYVKTTNNRMELMAAIAGLEALTRPCQVELYSDSKYVTDAFNQHWIENWVKNNWKRGKSGPVKNIDLWERLLKAKEPHEVTFHWVKGHAGHPQNERCDMLATSAADGDDLLVDEGI; this is encoded by the coding sequence GTGACAAAAGTACTTTTATTTACCGACGGAGCTGCTAGAGGGAATCCTGACGGACCGGGAGGCTATGGTGCGGTTTTGCAGTTCACGGACTCCAAAGGGCAGCTCCACGAAAAAACCTTGTCAGCAGGATATGTAAAGACTACCAACAACCGAATGGAACTTATGGCAGCCATTGCAGGTCTGGAAGCTCTTACAAGACCCTGCCAGGTGGAACTGTACTCTGATTCCAAATATGTAACGGATGCCTTTAATCAGCACTGGATCGAAAACTGGGTAAAGAACAACTGGAAAAGGGGCAAAAGCGGTCCTGTTAAGAATATTGATTTATGGGAAAGGCTGTTAAAGGCCAAGGAACCCCATGAGGTCACCTTTCACTGGGTAAAGGGACATGCCGGCCACCCTCAGAATGAACGGTGCGACATGCTGGCTACAAGCGCTGCTGACGGAGATGACTTATTGGTGGACGAAGGGATATAA
- a CDS encoding MBL fold metallo-hydrolase RNA specificity domain-containing protein produces MKLMFIGAAREVTGSCHYLEAAGFKILVDCGMEQGIDKFENVDLPVSYAEIDYVLLTHAHIDHAGMLPFIYARGFRGQVISTVATADLCGIMLKDSAHIQESEAEWKNRKARRAGLPEEEPLYGVNDAMGVLELFHSYDYNEKVELEDGITIRFIDVGHLLGSASIEMWITEGRDSKKIVFSGDIGNKNKPLIRDPEYIKEADYVVMECTYGDRLHGVIPDHVSILAGIVQKTLDRGGNVVIPAFAVGRTQELLYMFRRIKAEKLVAGHNGFEVYVDSPLAVEATQVFKDNLVDCYDEETKELVMKGINPISFPGLKLSVTSEESKNINFNSKPKVIISAAGMCDAGRIRHHLKHNLWRPECTIVFTGYQSIGTLGRNLIDGCTEVRLFGETIQVEAHIEKMDGMSSHADMEGLIAWLNAFEEKPRQVFLVHGDDVVCNSFEQLLEKEGYRVKAPHSGSVYDLSLGRWLSETDGVAVVKAPEVSKKPVGVYGRLFAAGERLLQVIRHNEGGANKDLAKFADQINSLCDKWDR; encoded by the coding sequence ATGAAATTAATGTTCATCGGCGCAGCCCGCGAGGTAACCGGGAGCTGTCATTATCTGGAAGCTGCCGGATTTAAAATCCTTGTGGACTGCGGCATGGAGCAGGGGATTGATAAATTTGAAAATGTGGATCTGCCGGTCAGCTATGCAGAAATTGATTACGTTTTATTGACCCATGCCCACATCGATCACGCAGGGATGCTTCCTTTTATCTATGCAAGAGGCTTCCGGGGACAGGTGATATCTACTGTGGCAACCGCCGACCTTTGCGGCATTATGCTGAAAGACAGCGCCCATATACAGGAATCGGAAGCGGAATGGAAGAACAGAAAGGCCCGGCGGGCGGGACTCCCGGAAGAAGAACCATTGTATGGGGTTAACGATGCCATGGGTGTGCTGGAGCTGTTTCATTCCTACGATTACAATGAAAAGGTGGAGCTGGAGGATGGCATTACAATCCGCTTTATTGATGTAGGCCATCTGCTTGGTTCCGCCTCTATTGAAATGTGGATCACGGAAGGGAGAGACTCAAAAAAAATTGTATTTTCCGGTGATATAGGCAACAAAAACAAACCCTTGATCCGCGACCCCGAGTACATAAAGGAAGCAGATTACGTGGTCATGGAATGCACCTATGGTGACCGGCTTCACGGTGTGATACCGGATCATGTTTCCATCCTTGCCGGCATTGTCCAGAAAACCCTGGACAGAGGCGGAAACGTGGTGATACCGGCTTTTGCAGTGGGAAGAACCCAGGAGCTCCTTTATATGTTCCGCCGTATCAAGGCAGAGAAGCTGGTGGCCGGGCATAACGGGTTTGAGGTTTATGTCGACAGCCCTCTGGCAGTGGAAGCGACCCAAGTTTTTAAAGATAACCTGGTAGACTGCTATGATGAAGAAACAAAGGAACTGGTCATGAAAGGCATTAACCCCATTTCCTTTCCAGGACTGAAACTGTCGGTTACCAGCGAGGAATCCAAGAACATTAATTTTAATTCAAAACCAAAAGTGATCATATCAGCGGCAGGCATGTGTGATGCCGGCCGTATCCGCCATCACTTAAAGCATAATTTATGGAGACCGGAATGCACCATCGTTTTTACCGGATACCAGTCCATAGGGACTCTGGGAAGAAACCTGATTGATGGCTGCACCGAAGTACGGCTGTTTGGCGAAACCATTCAGGTGGAAGCCCATATAGAAAAGATGGATGGGATGAGTTCCCACGCAGATATGGAAGGATTGATTGCCTGGTTGAACGCATTTGAAGAAAAACCGCGACAAGTATTTCTGGTACACGGCGATGATGTGGTTTGCAACTCTTTTGAACAGCTCCTGGAGAAGGAGGGGTACAGGGTAAAAGCTCCTCACTCCGGTTCTGTTTATGATCTTTCCCTGGGCAGGTGGCTCAGTGAAACAGATGGCGTTGCAGTGGTCAAAGCGCCTGAGGTCTCAAAAAAACCAGTGGGTGTTTATGGAAGGCTTTTTGCTGCGGGCGAAAGGCTTTTGCAGGTTATCCGTCATAATGAAGGCGGAGCTAATAAAGATCTTGCCAAATTTGCAGATCAGATTAATTCTTTATGTGATAAATGGGATAGATAA
- the spoIVA gene encoding stage IV sporulation protein A: MDNYNVYNDIKARTNGEIYIGVVGPVRTGKSTFIKRFMELMVLPGMEDEHQKTQTRDELPQSAAGKTIMTTEPKFIPKEAAIIRLGDEIETKVRLIDCVGFMVDGAAGHIENDEERLVKTPWFDYEIPFTKAAEIGTRKVINDHSTIGVVITTDGSIGELKRPNYIAAEERTVQELKNLGKPFIILLNSSKPYSDETMALSKDMSQKYGVTVMPINCEQLKKDDVNNILDRVLKEFPVTEMDFFIPKWLEILPATHWLKSQVIQVAKDMVKKVSHMKDVSSDLFDESTDSVRSIKIQKMNMADGSVDLAMDVDDSYYYQILSDYVGLPIEGEYQLMQTLSELAKMKAEYEKVNQAMSQVRFKGYGIVTPERSEIILDEPEVIKHGNKYGVKMRAEAPSINLIKAHIQTEIAPIVGSEQQAEDLIAYIKENARESEEGIWNTNIFGKSIEQIVEDGIQAKVSQLTEDCQIKLQDTLQKIINDSNGGMICIII, encoded by the coding sequence ATGGACAATTATAACGTATACAATGATATCAAAGCCCGAACAAACGGAGAAATCTACATTGGAGTTGTAGGGCCGGTAAGAACAGGAAAATCGACTTTTATCAAGCGTTTTATGGAATTAATGGTTCTGCCGGGCATGGAGGATGAACACCAGAAAACTCAGACAAGGGACGAACTGCCCCAAAGTGCGGCAGGAAAAACCATCATGACCACGGAACCAAAATTCATCCCCAAGGAAGCGGCCATCATCCGTCTGGGAGATGAGATCGAAACAAAAGTCCGCTTAATCGACTGTGTCGGCTTTATGGTAGACGGTGCTGCCGGCCATATTGAAAATGATGAAGAGCGGCTTGTAAAAACGCCCTGGTTTGATTATGAGATTCCTTTTACAAAAGCAGCTGAAATCGGAACCAGAAAGGTTATCAATGACCACTCCACCATTGGGGTAGTTATAACCACCGACGGTTCCATCGGGGAATTGAAGCGCCCTAACTACATAGCGGCAGAGGAACGTACCGTACAGGAACTGAAAAACCTGGGAAAGCCATTTATCATCCTGCTTAATTCTTCCAAACCATACTCTGATGAGACCATGGCCCTCTCAAAGGATATGAGCCAGAAATATGGAGTAACGGTCATGCCCATTAACTGCGAACAGTTAAAAAAGGATGACGTTAACAATATTCTGGACCGGGTATTAAAGGAATTCCCTGTGACGGAGATGGATTTCTTCATTCCGAAATGGTTGGAGATCCTTCCCGCAACCCACTGGCTGAAATCCCAGGTGATCCAGGTTGCAAAGGATATGGTGAAAAAAGTATCCCATATGAAGGACGTATCTTCAGATTTATTTGATGAATCCACAGACAGCGTCCGGTCCATTAAGATTCAGAAGATGAATATGGCAGACGGCAGCGTTGATCTTGCCATGGACGTGGATGACAGTTATTACTACCAGATTTTAAGTGATTATGTAGGGCTTCCTATTGAGGGAGAATATCAGTTGATGCAGACCTTAAGCGAGCTTGCAAAAATGAAAGCAGAATACGAAAAGGTCAACCAGGCCATGAGCCAGGTCCGATTCAAGGGTTATGGGATCGTGACCCCGGAAAGGTCAGAAATTATACTGGATGAACCGGAAGTCATCAAGCATGGAAATAAATACGGTGTAAAAATGCGGGCAGAGGCACCTTCCATTAATTTAATCAAGGCACATATCCAGACCGAAATCGCCCCCATCGTGGGAAGCGAACAGCAGGCAGAAGATCTGATCGCCTACATCAAGGAAAACGCAAGAGAAAGCGAAGAAGGAATATGGAATACCAACATTTTCGGAAAGTCCATTGAACAGATTGTAGAAGATGGCATTCAGGCCAAAGTCTCCCAGCTTACGGAAGACTGTCAAATAAAACTTCAGGACACCCTCCAAAAAATTATTAATGATAGTAATGGCGGTATGATTTGCATTATTATCTAA